Proteins encoded together in one Nostoc sp. PCC 7524 window:
- a CDS encoding class I SAM-dependent methyltransferase translates to MNNLVTTKNFWDTALYENQHNFVWQYGEDLLQLLNPKSGEIILDLGCGTGQLTEKIAQTGAQVIGIDSAVTMIEKAKKNYPYLRFDVADARNFLVEKPVDAVFSNATLHWIQQPETAVSCIYQALKAGGRFVAEFGGKGNLKAIITALYSALVTNGISQPEKLNPWYFPSIGEYVTILEAQGFDVIYASLFNRPTPLGEQEAGLANWIQMFASNFFVELSSEQRLKVIREVEICLQPQLYHQGTWTADYRRIRIVANKV, encoded by the coding sequence ATGAATAATCTTGTAACGACCAAAAATTTTTGGGATACAGCCTTGTATGAAAATCAACATAATTTTGTGTGGCAATATGGCGAAGACTTATTGCAATTACTCAATCCCAAATCTGGAGAAATAATTTTAGATTTAGGTTGTGGAACTGGACAGCTAACAGAAAAAATTGCCCAGACTGGGGCGCAAGTGATAGGAATTGATAGTGCTGTGACGATGATTGAAAAAGCCAAAAAAAACTATCCATATTTGCGTTTTGATGTGGCTGATGCCCGCAATTTTTTAGTAGAAAAGCCTGTAGATGCAGTATTTTCTAATGCAACTCTACATTGGATTCAGCAACCAGAAACAGCAGTAAGCTGCATATATCAAGCACTCAAAGCAGGGGGGCGATTTGTGGCGGAATTTGGTGGTAAGGGTAATCTCAAAGCAATTATTACCGCTTTGTATAGTGCTTTAGTAACTAATGGTATTTCTCAGCCAGAAAAACTGAATCCTTGGTATTTTCCCAGTATTGGTGAATACGTTACTATCTTGGAGGCACAAGGCTTTGATGTGATTTATGCCAGCTTATTTAATCGTCCTACTCCTTTAGGAGAACAAGAAGCAGGTTTAGCAAACTGGATACAAATGTTTGCTAGTAATTTCTTTGTAGAGCTATCTTCTGAACAAAGATTGAAAGTAATTCGTGAAGTGGAAATTTGCCTACAACCGCAACTTTATCACCAGGGAACTTGGACGGCAGATTACCGACGAATTCGTATAGTTGCGAATAAAGTTTAA
- a CDS encoding HU family DNA-binding protein, translating into MNKGELVDAVAEKASVTKKQADAVLTAALETIIEAVSSGDKVTLVGFGSFESRERKAREGRNPKTNEKMEIPATRVPAFSAGKLFREKVAPPKA; encoded by the coding sequence ATGAACAAGGGTGAATTGGTTGATGCCGTAGCTGAAAAGGCTAGCGTGACTAAAAAACAAGCAGATGCGGTTTTAACTGCTGCTTTGGAAACGATCATTGAAGCAGTTTCTTCTGGCGATAAAGTAACGCTGGTAGGATTTGGCTCATTTGAATCACGGGAACGCAAAGCTCGTGAAGGTCGTAACCCCAAAACTAACGAAAAGATGGAAATTCCTGCTACAAGGGTTCCTGCTTTCTCTGCTGGTAAGCTCTTTAGAGAAAAAGTTGCGCCCCCAAAAGCATAG
- the cobD gene encoding threonine-phosphate decarboxylase CobD, which translates to MRQPAHGGNLAWAAALAGCLPDAIVDFSASISPLGPPKSAIAAIQSQIGNLRHYPDPDYSDLRFALGNFHQLPPEWILPGNGSAELLTLAGRELAELAATVLITPAFGDYYRTLAAYNAKVLECKLLSAENRVPLAVAELEQRAELQSLLSIQDSALLTNSALLLNNPHNPTGQLFTREAILPYLQQFALVVVDEAFMDFVPPDEEQSLIDLVQEYENLVVLRSLTKFYSLPGLRLGYAIAHPDRLRKWQLWRDPWPVNTLAAAAAVAALQDIEFQQQTWHWLPPARQQLFQALASIPGLQPQLSAANFLLVETQQSSLQLQQQLLQNHQILIRDCLSFKELGDRFFRLAVRSDSDNQRLVTALNLVLGSRDNDL; encoded by the coding sequence ATGCGGCAACCGGCTCATGGGGGAAATTTAGCTTGGGCAGCAGCATTAGCTGGCTGCCTTCCTGATGCTATTGTGGATTTTTCTGCTAGCATCAGCCCGTTGGGCCCACCTAAAAGTGCGATCGCTGCCATTCAATCGCAAATTGGTAATCTCAGGCACTATCCAGACCCAGATTACAGTGACCTGAGATTTGCTCTGGGAAACTTCCATCAACTGCCGCCTGAGTGGATTCTGCCGGGCAATGGTTCAGCAGAATTACTAACTTTGGCAGGCAGAGAATTAGCAGAATTAGCCGCAACTGTGTTAATCACTCCAGCTTTTGGCGACTACTACCGCACCCTGGCGGCGTATAACGCTAAAGTTCTGGAGTGTAAGCTTCTTAGTGCTGAGAACCGAGTTCCGTTAGCGGTAGCGGAGCTTGAGCAGCGTGCTGAGTTACAGTCCTTACTCAGCATTCAGGATTCAGCACTCCTGACTAACTCCGCCCTCTTACTCAACAATCCCCACAACCCAACAGGGCAACTATTCACACGAGAGGCAATTTTGCCTTATTTGCAGCAGTTTGCTTTGGTAGTGGTGGATGAAGCATTTATGGATTTTGTCCCTCCCGATGAGGAACAAAGCCTAATTGACTTGGTGCAGGAGTATGAAAATCTGGTGGTGTTGCGATCGCTCACAAAATTTTACAGTCTTCCTGGACTGAGACTGGGATATGCGATCGCGCATCCCGACCGCCTGCGGAAATGGCAGTTATGGCGTGATCCGTGGCCTGTCAATACCCTGGCAGCTGCTGCGGCTGTAGCTGCCCTCCAGGATATAGAGTTTCAACAGCAAACTTGGCACTGGCTACCCCCTGCACGCCAACAACTGTTTCAAGCTTTAGCCTCCATTCCCGGATTACAACCCCAACTGAGTGCAGCTAACTTTTTACTTGTGGAAACACAACAATCGAGTTTGCAGTTACAACAACAACTACTCCAAAATCACCAGATTTTAATTCGTGATTGTCTCAGTTTTAAAGAACTAGGCGATCGCTTTTTCCGATTAGCTGTACGCTCTGACTCTGATAATCAACGTTTAGTAACAGCGTTAAACTTAGTGCTGGGGAGTAGGGACAATGACTTGTAG
- a CDS encoding dihydrolipoyl dehydrogenase family protein, whose product MTIDYDIVIIGGSTAGRYAALAATQFRAKVALVESRVDYGLIYQQAMGKIANLAQSWDDLPGFGINLTHPNTAEKCQISVDWQEAMLYAKGVVSNIHEQNSAAVLAAQGVDVIFGSGQFQASPHLAFAVNQRLLRGRTYLLASGSRPAIPEIEGLSETGYLTLSNIWQSFSASTLLQDWVIIGVVPQSIEVAQTLVRLGCKVTLIIQYPYLLPHIDPEISQLLQAQLEADGVRILTETVVTQVRRIDDKKWIQAGDKAIEVDEILVATGQQPNLESLNLAAARVKWYPNRLLVNEKLQTTNSRIYACGDVIGGYDFPNLAHYEARIAIKNALFLPRLKVDYQYIPWGIFSYPNLAQVGLTQVQAQRKFGRKDILVLRHYYKSVAAAQIDNQTTGICKLIVRRNGEILGATILGATAGELINIIALAMSQRINIKHLGNLSVIYPSFSDIIEQTAQLWNQQKLNSNLALQDWLEGFFYLRRNWNL is encoded by the coding sequence ATGACCATTGACTACGACATAGTAATCATCGGCGGTAGTACAGCTGGACGTTATGCCGCCTTAGCTGCCACCCAATTCAGAGCCAAAGTAGCTTTAGTTGAATCTAGAGTCGATTATGGGCTAATTTATCAACAAGCTATGGGCAAAATTGCCAACCTTGCCCAGAGTTGGGATGATTTACCTGGTTTTGGTATTAACCTCACACACCCTAATACTGCTGAAAAATGCCAAATCTCCGTGGACTGGCAAGAGGCAATGCTATATGCTAAAGGCGTTGTTTCCAACATCCACGAACAGAATTCTGCCGCCGTATTAGCTGCCCAAGGTGTTGATGTCATTTTTGGTAGTGGTCAATTTCAAGCTTCGCCCCATTTGGCATTTGCTGTTAATCAACGCTTACTGCGAGGACGCACTTATTTATTAGCTAGTGGTTCTCGTCCAGCAATTCCAGAAATTGAGGGATTGTCAGAAACTGGCTACTTGACTTTATCCAATATTTGGCAATCTTTTTCAGCATCAACACTGCTTCAAGATTGGGTGATTATTGGTGTTGTTCCCCAAAGTATTGAAGTTGCACAAACTCTGGTGAGACTAGGTTGCAAAGTCACTTTAATTATTCAATATCCTTATCTTCTACCCCATATTGACCCGGAAATTTCCCAGTTACTACAAGCACAGTTAGAAGCTGATGGTGTGCGTATCCTTACAGAAACAGTAGTAACTCAAGTGAGGCGAATTGATGATAAAAAATGGATTCAGGCAGGAGATAAAGCCATTGAAGTTGATGAAATTTTAGTGGCTACTGGACAACAACCAAATCTGGAATCTCTAAATTTAGCCGCAGCCAGAGTGAAATGGTATCCAAATCGTTTGCTAGTCAATGAAAAGCTGCAAACTACTAACTCGCGTATCTATGCTTGCGGTGATGTCATAGGCGGTTATGACTTCCCTAATCTTGCTCATTATGAAGCGAGAATTGCGATTAAAAATGCTCTGTTTCTGCCTAGATTAAAAGTTGATTATCAATACATACCTTGGGGAATATTTTCTTATCCAAATCTGGCACAAGTCGGTTTAACTCAAGTGCAAGCACAAAGAAAATTTGGCAGAAAAGATATTTTAGTGCTACGACATTATTACAAATCAGTAGCAGCAGCACAAATAGATAATCAAACTACAGGTATTTGTAAATTAATTGTGCGACGCAATGGTGAAATTTTAGGAGCGACTATTTTAGGTGCAACAGCCGGAGAATTAATTAATATTATTGCTTTAGCAATGTCGCAAAGAATTAATATTAAACATTTAGGAAATTTATCTGTTATTTATCCTAGTTTTTCCGATATTATCGAACAAACAGCACAGTTATGGAATCAGCAGAAATTAAATAGCAATTTAGCTTTACAAGATTGGCTAGAAGGTTTCTTTTACCTCCGCCGCAATTGGAATTTGTGA
- a CDS encoding type II toxin-antitoxin system HicB family antitoxin: MKYTIIIQWSEQDQCYVVLLPEFTNIMQPCTHGDSYEEALKNAQEVLEMLIETALENGESLPEPKTLGHSFQVA; encoded by the coding sequence ATGAAATACACAATAATTATTCAATGGTCGGAGCAAGATCAATGTTATGTGGTTTTATTACCTGAGTTTACCAATATAATGCAACCTTGCACTCACGGCGATAGTTATGAAGAAGCATTGAAAAATGCTCAGGAAGTTTTAGAAATGCTGATTGAAACAGCTTTAGAAAATGGTGAATCTCTGCCAGAACCAAAAACGCTAGGACATTCGTTTCAAGTGGCATAA
- a CDS encoding DUF3685 domain-containing protein, whose protein sequence is MSDRPLKLLLVDPDSIFRLGLRVALEAIPYLQVVSEAATDTETLLILAELAQQDPNQVNLVVLELGDSRSQDSQRKGLQLCQQLKASYPTLPILLLSSVQEPGILMAARAFGVNGYCPKGTPVSELVTVMAEVANGNSYWLEEKVSTELTPPPPPVLPRLPLAKLRQNLHLSGISYIDSALKEVTAQLQIPGLPILERAVLAGHRRELLAARWLLNQLLVAPQERQQEQLQELTSTSQQPLPVISPPSSSIIPSDAQPIFTSPPLLSPRSLQSTLFAACINKLQFSLKNVSNVPLEIDILREDRKRELLYLILQRLAQQLDELREAQITNNQLVDLKNVILKDLWQTTVIDFFGKFSQIHLGDRHIEIVNVLLQNPVIIQTAILNKIPVITELFAYFLFQTDLQVDNNYYPAGSSEANSQAEVILENLLIQVANGVIQPLLNYLADVEQIKQNFYDRKLISTREIERFRNDLSWKYRLDKYVNEAKEIFESRYELFVFAPRGIATISIYAPRREELAQLSGIPLIVTLLLEFRDAIAPRLQSLLAFFGSGIVFVLTQIVGRGLGLIGRGIIQGIGSVSFSEKNFKRKSERPK, encoded by the coding sequence ATGAGCGATCGCCCTTTAAAATTATTATTAGTTGATCCAGACTCCATTTTTCGGCTAGGGCTACGGGTAGCTTTAGAAGCAATTCCTTACTTGCAAGTGGTATCAGAAGCTGCAACAGATACGGAAACTTTGCTGATACTAGCAGAACTTGCTCAACAAGACCCAAATCAAGTGAATTTGGTAGTTTTGGAATTAGGTGACAGTCGCTCCCAAGATAGTCAGCGCAAAGGTTTGCAACTTTGTCAACAACTCAAAGCTTCATATCCTACCCTGCCCATTTTGTTACTCAGTTCTGTACAAGAACCAGGAATATTAATGGCTGCTAGGGCTTTTGGTGTCAATGGTTACTGTCCTAAAGGTACTCCCGTTTCCGAATTAGTTACCGTAATGGCAGAAGTAGCTAATGGCAATTCCTATTGGTTAGAAGAAAAAGTTAGCACAGAATTAACTCCTCCCCCTCCCCCTGTCTTACCACGTCTGCCTTTGGCAAAGTTGCGGCAAAATTTACATCTATCAGGAATTAGTTACATTGATTCTGCTCTCAAAGAAGTTACAGCACAATTACAAATTCCAGGTTTACCAATATTAGAACGGGCAGTTTTAGCAGGACATCGGCGAGAACTTTTGGCGGCTCGTTGGTTACTTAATCAGTTATTGGTTGCACCCCAAGAAAGACAACAAGAGCAGCTACAGGAATTAACATCAACATCTCAACAGCCATTACCTGTTATATCCCCACCTAGTAGTAGTATTATCCCCTCAGATGCACAACCAATATTTACTTCGCCCCCTCTACTAAGTCCCAGATCACTGCAATCTACTTTATTCGCGGCTTGTATTAATAAACTGCAATTTTCATTAAAGAATGTGTCAAATGTTCCTTTAGAAATTGATATCTTGCGCGAAGATAGAAAACGAGAATTACTTTACTTGATTTTACAAAGATTAGCTCAACAATTAGATGAACTGCGTGAGGCGCAAATCACAAATAATCAATTAGTAGATTTGAAGAATGTGATTTTAAAAGATTTATGGCAAACTACAGTCATCGATTTTTTTGGTAAATTCTCACAAATTCACCTAGGCGATCGCCATATAGAAATTGTGAATGTGTTATTACAAAATCCAGTAATTATCCAAACAGCAATTCTCAACAAAATTCCTGTAATTACGGAATTATTTGCTTATTTTTTGTTCCAAACAGACTTGCAAGTTGATAATAATTATTATCCAGCAGGTAGTTCGGAAGCTAATTCACAAGCAGAGGTAATTTTAGAGAATTTATTGATTCAAGTAGCTAATGGAGTGATACAACCCTTACTTAATTATTTAGCAGATGTAGAACAAATTAAGCAAAATTTTTATGATCGTAAATTGATTTCCACTAGAGAAATTGAGAGATTTAGAAATGATTTATCTTGGAAATACCGTTTAGATAAATATGTCAATGAAGCCAAAGAAATTTTTGAAAGCCGTTATGAGTTATTTGTATTTGCACCTCGTGGGATTGCCACAATTTCGATTTATGCTCCTCGGAGAGAGGAGTTAGCACAGCTTTCTGGTATTCCTTTAATAGTGACATTGCTACTAGAATTTAGAGATGCGATCGCTCCGAGATTACAATCACTATTAGCCTTTTTCGGTAGTGGTATTGTCTTCGTGTTGACACAAATAGTTGGTCGAGGACTAGGTTTAATTGGTCGTGGTATTATCCAAGGTATTGGCAGTGTATCTTTTTCGGAAAAAAACTTTAAGCGTAAAAGTGAGCGACCGAAGTGA
- a CDS encoding pre-16S rRNA-processing nuclease YqgF, with the protein MTFSNFSPTQPVILGFDPGKDKCGLAVMGLDRQLYYHQVVPSLEAITTIDFLRQQFPVSLMVMGNQTTAKRWKQQLHQELVEPLNIVLVDERYSTLEARDRYWQMYPPKGLTKLLPQGMRQPPRPIDDIVAILLIERYLNRLTEPVNS; encoded by the coding sequence ATGACTTTTAGTAATTTTTCCCCAACACAACCAGTTATTTTAGGGTTTGATCCTGGGAAAGATAAGTGCGGGTTAGCGGTAATGGGATTAGATCGGCAATTGTATTATCACCAAGTTGTTCCTTCTCTAGAGGCTATCACCACTATTGACTTTCTACGTCAACAATTTCCCGTTTCCTTGATGGTGATGGGGAACCAAACAACAGCCAAACGCTGGAAACAGCAATTACATCAAGAATTGGTCGAACCATTAAATATTGTGTTAGTAGATGAGCGTTATAGTACCCTAGAAGCACGCGATCGCTATTGGCAGATGTACCCCCCCAAAGGGCTAACCAAACTACTTCCCCAAGGGATGCGCCAGCCTCCACGCCCCATAGATGACATTGTGGCCATTTTACTCATTGAAAGATACTTAAATCGCCTGACTGAGCCAGTTAATAGTTAG
- a CDS encoding DUF3084 domain-containing protein encodes MTTGYILIAAILILGGVIATAGDRIGTKVGKARLSLFKLRPKNTAVVITILTGVLTAATTLAILFLADEGLRKGVFELEDIQKDLRQKREQLKVAEEQKSQVESELKKANQQLQTTITEKRQVETQREEAKKEKIKVQQDLAQTQAKLQRTQNQYQQAITELGKVYNQIKSLQTAIAQLRAERERLYAEAKKAIEQRDRELANRQAAIEQRDRELSNRQAAIEQRDRKISELDKLIQNRNLEIRAREQVIAKREVRLKELEKQQDYLEQEVARLEKYYQSYRDLRLGKLALVRGQVIASALVRVNQTTAARQAIVQLLQEANRNASIELAEPGTNSANTELLRLTPDRIEQLVQQINDGREYVVRIFSAGNYVRGEKQIEFFADAARNVLVFSAGEVLATTNADPKSMTSYQLRQRLDLLISASQFRARNAGIVEGVQIDGTFIRFLSVLRQFEQPLEIKAVAAEDTYTVGPLRVKLLVIQNGKVVLST; translated from the coding sequence ATGACCACCGGGTACATCCTCATAGCAGCAATCTTAATTTTGGGAGGCGTAATTGCGACTGCCGGCGATCGCATCGGCACAAAAGTTGGCAAAGCCCGCCTCTCCCTCTTTAAGCTTCGCCCCAAAAATACGGCTGTAGTCATAACCATCCTCACTGGGGTGTTAACTGCGGCTACAACTCTGGCAATCCTGTTTCTGGCAGACGAAGGACTCCGGAAGGGAGTTTTTGAATTAGAGGATATTCAAAAAGACCTCAGACAAAAACGAGAACAGCTCAAAGTGGCTGAAGAACAAAAAAGCCAGGTAGAAAGTGAGCTAAAGAAAGCTAACCAACAGCTACAAACCACCATCACTGAGAAAAGACAAGTAGAAACTCAGCGAGAAGAAGCTAAAAAAGAAAAAATCAAAGTGCAGCAAGATTTAGCTCAAACTCAAGCTAAACTTCAGCGTACTCAAAACCAATATCAACAAGCCATCACTGAACTTGGCAAAGTTTACAATCAAATAAAATCGCTACAGACAGCCATTGCCCAATTGCGAGCAGAACGTGAAAGGCTGTATGCTGAAGCCAAAAAAGCCATCGAACAGCGCGATCGCGAATTAGCTAACCGTCAAGCCGCCATCGAACAACGCGATCGGGAACTATCTAACCGCCAAGCCGCCATCGAACAGCGCGATCGTAAAATTTCTGAACTAGACAAACTCATTCAAAATCGCAACTTGGAAATTAGGGCGCGAGAACAGGTAATTGCCAAGCGGGAAGTACGTCTTAAAGAATTAGAAAAACAACAGGATTATTTAGAGCAAGAAGTCGCCAGACTAGAAAAATATTACCAATCATACCGTGACCTACGTTTAGGTAAACTGGCTTTAGTACGTGGTCAAGTTATAGCTTCTGCTTTAGTACGAGTCAACCAAACTACTGCTGCGCGTCAGGCGATCGTACAACTGCTGCAAGAAGCCAACCGCAATGCTAGCATCGAATTAGCTGAACCTGGAACCAATTCAGCCAATACCGAATTGCTGCGCTTAACTCCCGATAGGATTGAGCAGCTAGTTCAGCAAATAAATGATGGTAGAGAATATGTAGTCAGAATTTTCTCGGCTGGAAACTATGTGAGGGGAGAAAAGCAAATAGAATTTTTTGCGGATGCAGCCAGAAATGTCTTAGTATTCTCCGCAGGTGAAGTTTTAGCAACAACTAATGCCGATCCGAAAAGCATGACATCATATCAGTTAAGACAAAGATTAGATTTATTAATTTCTGCTTCCCAATTCCGCGCTCGAAATGCAGGCATTGTGGAAGGTGTACAAATAGATGGTACTTTTATTCGCTTTCTTTCTGTTTTACGTCAGTTTGAGCAACCATTAGAAATTAAAGCAGTAGCAGCAGAAGATACTTATACAGTCGGGCCTTTAAGAGTAAAACTGTTAGTAATTCAAAACGGCAAAGTTGTTTTAAGTACATAA
- the ntcA gene encoding global nitrogen regulator NtcA: MIVTQDKALANVFRQMATGAFPPVVETFERNKTIFFPGDPAERVYFLLKGAVKLSRVYEAGEEITVALLRENSVFGVLSLLTGNKSDRFYHAVAFTPVELLSAPIEQVEQALKENPELSMLMLRGLSSRILQTEMMIETLAHRDMGSRLVSFLLILCRDFGIPCADGITIDLKLSHQAIAEAIGSTRVTVTRLLGDLREKKMISIHKKKITVHKPVTLSRQFT; encoded by the coding sequence ATGATCGTGACACAAGATAAGGCCCTAGCAAATGTTTTTCGCCAGATGGCAACTGGAGCTTTTCCGCCAGTTGTCGAAACGTTTGAACGCAATAAAACGATCTTTTTTCCTGGCGATCCTGCCGAGCGAGTTTATTTTCTTTTGAAAGGCGCTGTCAAGCTTTCCAGGGTGTACGAGGCAGGAGAAGAAATTACAGTAGCACTACTGCGTGAAAATAGTGTGTTTGGAGTGCTGTCACTGTTGACAGGAAACAAGTCTGATCGGTTTTACCATGCGGTGGCATTTACCCCTGTAGAATTGCTGTCGGCACCAATTGAGCAAGTTGAGCAAGCACTCAAGGAAAATCCAGAATTATCAATGTTGATGCTGCGGGGTCTATCTTCGCGGATTTTGCAAACAGAGATGATGATTGAAACTTTAGCTCACCGAGATATGGGTTCCAGATTGGTGAGTTTTCTATTAATTCTCTGTCGTGATTTTGGTATTCCTTGTGCAGATGGGATCACAATTGATTTGAAATTATCTCATCAAGCGATCGCAGAAGCAATTGGTTCGACTCGTGTAACTGTAACTAGATTACTAGGGGATCTGCGTGAGAAAAAGATGATTTCGATCCACAAAAAGAAGATTACTGTGCATAAACCTGTGACTCTCAGCAGACAGTTCACATAA
- the fabI gene encoding enoyl-ACP reductase FabI — MLNLNGKNALVTGIANNRSIAWGIAQQLHAAGANLGITYLPDERGRMEKKVAELVEPLNPSLFVPCNVQNDEQIQSTFETIRDKWGRLDILIHCLAFANKDDLSGDFSQTSRSGFATALDVSAYSLVQLSGAAKPLMTEGGSIITLSYLGAVRAIPNYNVMGVAKAGLEASVRYLAAELGSQNIRVNAISAGPIRTLASSAVGGILDMIHHVEQVAPLRRTVTQIEVGNTAAFLASDLASGITGQVLYVDAGYEITGM; from the coding sequence ATGCTGAATCTGAATGGAAAAAACGCTCTGGTGACAGGGATTGCCAATAATCGCTCCATCGCTTGGGGGATTGCCCAACAACTGCACGCAGCCGGAGCGAATCTTGGCATTACTTACCTACCAGATGAACGGGGCAGAATGGAGAAGAAAGTGGCCGAACTGGTAGAACCTCTCAACCCCAGCTTATTCGTACCCTGTAATGTCCAAAACGACGAACAGATTCAATCAACATTTGAGACAATCCGCGATAAGTGGGGCAGACTAGATATTCTGATTCACTGTCTTGCTTTTGCTAACAAAGATGATTTAAGCGGAGATTTTAGCCAAACATCTCGTTCTGGTTTCGCTACAGCTTTAGATGTCAGCGCCTATTCACTGGTGCAGTTAAGCGGCGCGGCTAAACCTTTAATGACAGAGGGCGGAAGTATCATTACCCTGTCATATTTGGGTGCTGTGAGGGCAATTCCTAATTACAACGTCATGGGAGTTGCGAAGGCAGGATTAGAAGCTAGTGTGCGTTATTTAGCAGCTGAACTCGGTTCCCAAAATATTCGCGTCAATGCCATTTCTGCTGGCCCTATCCGCACCTTGGCATCTAGTGCCGTTGGCGGCATTTTAGATATGATTCATCACGTCGAACAAGTTGCGCCCTTGCGTCGTACCGTCACCCAAATTGAAGTAGGCAACACTGCGGCTTTCTTGGCTAGTGATTTAGCTAGTGGCATCACTGGACAAGTCCTGTACGTGGATGCAGGATATGAAATCACGGGAATGTAA
- the hisB gene encoding imidazoleglycerol-phosphate dehydratase HisB: MQISDYPQINLSSAPRVASVHRTTGETDVQVTVNLDGSGICQAATGIPFLDHMLHQIASHGLIDLDVKATGDWEIDDHHTNEDVGITLGQALHKALGDRKGIVRFGNFLAPLDEALVQVALDFSGRPHLSYGLEIPTQRVGTYDTQLVREFFVALVNHSQMTLHIRQLDGINSHHIIEATFKAFARAVRMAVEVDPRRAGTIPSSKGVL; the protein is encoded by the coding sequence ATGCAAATCAGCGATTATCCCCAAATTAATTTGTCCTCAGCTCCTCGTGTTGCCTCAGTGCATCGCACTACTGGTGAAACTGATGTGCAAGTTACCGTCAATTTAGATGGCAGTGGCATTTGTCAAGCAGCCACAGGAATTCCGTTTTTGGATCATATGTTGCATCAAATTGCTTCTCACGGGTTAATTGATTTAGATGTCAAAGCCACAGGAGACTGGGAGATTGATGATCACCACACAAATGAAGATGTGGGTATTACTCTAGGACAAGCTTTGCACAAAGCATTAGGTGATAGAAAAGGCATTGTCCGCTTTGGCAATTTTTTAGCACCTTTAGATGAAGCTTTGGTACAGGTGGCTTTAGACTTTTCTGGCCGTCCTCACCTCAGCTATGGTTTGGAAATTCCTACTCAGCGTGTAGGAACCTATGACACACAATTGGTGCGGGAATTTTTCGTGGCATTGGTAAACCATAGCCAAATGACACTACACATTCGTCAACTAGACGGTATTAATTCCCATCACATTATTGAGGCGACGTTTAAAGCATTTGCTAGGGCAGTACGCATGGCGGTAGAAGTAGATCCCCGTCGTGCTGGTACTATTCCCAGTTCTAAAGGAGTGCTTTAA